In a single window of the bacterium genome:
- a CDS encoding peptidylprolyl isomerase — MMATKKIFIPVLILPFVLICLVSGCTSPVNNNVHVIAKIGTVDSITAKEFEMELDFLNENGDFIADYQSIHSALNTMITKRLMAIYTQELGQDSVAKYDEIKKQLHAEFEERCFNDFLYKNYINVSYANRFYKYQNRPVFLQFINIYYSDNQRDAENTSNRTQNQARLLIDSLYYITSPQNFGEIANTYSEYKTRKTRQASKPERIPHNLLPITLEKALFAGASDEISRPVEIPNGYTIMRIVNLPDSNKVTLTPKKLSAVRKQASEKLQIKDVFFLNQIKEDFADTLFSRLNVVFRDSSVASILNQIRSNKSTKDLEDIVLTSIGSRPILKGDYLKPLIKEMELSRPENMNGLLLSIKNETVRLLLVDSLNQVAMKDPQRYEFLLKRIKLDRLEMNTEAHIYSLIQIDEQKLQQFYSDHRLDFVKSGSLQYSELRTLSYKSALQCIDELNNGVRFEAVSEKINSKVTIPSERVHFSNDGQIQGRPLTVLHRKLLKLDVNENTPIVPNEDGSYSIGVVKEIKPDQLPISFEQARDDTKSKLWVAERNKIMNGLISDLKRRYPVTINWNGAYQP; from the coding sequence ATGATGGCCACAAAAAAAATTTTCATTCCCGTTTTGATTTTACCGTTTGTGTTGATATGCCTCGTATCAGGCTGCACTTCACCGGTCAATAATAATGTCCATGTCATCGCAAAAATAGGAACCGTTGACAGTATAACGGCAAAAGAATTTGAGATGGAATTGGATTTTTTAAACGAAAACGGAGATTTTATCGCTGATTACCAAAGTATTCATTCAGCTCTGAATACTATGATCACGAAACGACTGATGGCTATTTACACGCAAGAGTTAGGGCAAGATAGTGTTGCCAAGTATGATGAAATCAAGAAACAATTGCATGCCGAATTTGAAGAACGTTGCTTCAATGACTTTCTATATAAGAACTATATCAATGTGTCATACGCGAACAGATTCTATAAATACCAAAATCGTCCTGTCTTTTTGCAATTCATAAACATTTATTATTCCGACAATCAGCGCGATGCAGAGAACACGAGCAATCGCACACAAAACCAAGCACGGCTGCTAATAGACTCTTTGTATTATATTACTAGTCCTCAGAATTTCGGAGAAATAGCGAATACGTATTCGGAATACAAAACAAGGAAAACAAGGCAAGCTTCAAAACCTGAAAGAATTCCACATAATCTGTTGCCAATAACCCTAGAGAAGGCCTTGTTCGCGGGGGCTTCGGATGAAATTTCGCGACCGGTTGAAATTCCTAACGGATACACTATTATGAGGATAGTTAATTTACCAGACTCCAATAAGGTCACATTGACTCCAAAAAAGCTATCGGCGGTGAGGAAACAGGCGTCTGAAAAGCTGCAAATAAAAGACGTGTTCTTTTTGAATCAAATAAAAGAGGATTTTGCAGATACATTGTTTAGCAGATTGAATGTGGTCTTTCGTGATTCGTCCGTAGCGTCAATTTTAAACCAAATTAGGTCCAATAAAAGCACAAAAGATTTAGAAGATATTGTCCTTACAAGTATTGGTAGCAGGCCGATTCTTAAGGGCGACTATCTAAAGCCGTTGATCAAGGAGATGGAGCTTTCGCGACCGGAAAATATGAATGGCCTTCTATTGAGTATTAAAAATGAAACAGTACGACTATTGTTAGTGGACTCACTTAACCAAGTTGCAATGAAAGATCCTCAACGTTATGAGTTTCTTCTAAAGAGAATAAAGCTGGACCGCTTAGAAATGAATACGGAAGCTCATATCTATAGCCTTATACAAATTGACGAACAGAAACTTCAACAATTTTATTCCGATCATCGGCTTGACTTTGTTAAATCCGGTTCATTGCAATATTCTGAATTAAGAACGCTTTCATATAAATCGGCTCTTCAGTGTATTGATGAATTAAACAATGGCGTTCGATTTGAAGCGGTATCTGAAAAGATAAACAGCAAAGTTACGATTCCTTCTGAAAGGGTTCATTTTTCTAATGACGGCCAAATACAAGGCAGGCCGCTAACGGTTCTTCACAGAAAACTATTAAAATTAGATGTAAATGAGAATACGCCTATTGTTCCCAATGAGGACGGTAGTTATTCGATTGGCGTGGTAAAAGAAATTAAACCCGATCAATTGCCCATATCCTTTGAACAAGCAAGAGATGATACTAAGTCAAAACTTTGGGTGGCTGAACGAAATAAAATAATGAACGGCTTAATTAGCGATTTAAAACGCCGTTATCCTGTAACTATAAATTGGAATGGTGCATATCAACCGTGA
- a CDS encoding S8 family serine peptidase — protein MRYILIAILFFHTVVAFSARAQNASHPSSLIVKFRPKSQLSKTIEDRKAWIQRIQTGTKEPIHIGSASNNNHTFFDDTYIIQLAPNLTSDEINSWIANLSAQSDIEYVTINHLFRLDNVRINDPLADSLYWIQRTAAKKAWALTQGRPGIIIGIIDSGIEYDHPDLTAQIYRNAGEMGTDAWGNDKKSNGIDDDNNGYADDWQGWDFVDAPALAGDGDATDEDNDPSDENGHGTSVAGIAAATGNNKTGVIGMAFGCRVMNLRAGGKSGFLEEDDVARAIVYAADNGARIINCSFGDREYGPLLRDAIRYACDRDVVIVASAGNSSSSALHYPSSFDDVIGVSATAKDDFFAGFSNYGTRIDVAAPGVDILTTATDSGYRFFSGTSASAPLVSGLAALMLSLDSTLSRNDVRATLQQSAEDIGEIGWEPYYGHGRIHAQRALLSIGGTGVAIHYPAQNQGVHGNNISIRITAAGRFMASVRLLIGSGTNPSSWTEVASSENHAFVNDVLTDLDISDYSPGTYSLRLEVTNKDGSLNETVNRFFIDHTAPAISDFVVRPMLYGKYAGYHIQFQTDDLCESYVRLRIAGSSESGFPLPIKTLSQNHSIFISTSDFRGPYEAAIEVINAAGDTAYYDNNGGYYPLNLTQTELPVSAFQIDTSFKMPAAYLYPRSTDMDNDGKPELTVNTYNNAGEFAWLRTYEFSGTSGHPVSLVHDYISNGVPRDIDDSASGGKMRLLAGMGSSTVVYESVNATGLPISRTYKDSNDFWGSRFADMDGDGLPELIGKKGSTYQIRKNTASSWTTWQTLTNPTDGGNLVGVPGSAVGDFDHDGHQEILLGDYDGNIFIYELNGNSAALIWSDSLYGVDANAFLESGDFDGDGFPEFAVGVHSEDPSSESEAVNSYWLWRIYKTTGNNSYTIAWEQYFYGYAPLAQFPSGASSQDINNDQRPDLLLSLYPYAYILTYDASSQQYVWYWHSDHVLSNTIAAADANHDGFSELYIGDGTATRRFVLQDLTAYELPSALAIFPSDTDRIQIQWQMRPGLDSLLIFRGTHADTLALIATIAANAEAWADSAVQKNKPYYYRVQARYGNASSGVSGLFFVRPNPKPSVVSVEMYNANFIRARFSEPINNESLSQNFRYLLDDRYYPASAIPVEGGQAVMLHFTQVVSGSHRLFFYSQHDTDGTPSDTASRTFLYDGVTPRTPLYVVRATYEGRNRIRLVFNKSVDIATATLTSAYRMNYDFSIVSASIVPLSSNTEVFLDVEGKKYLGPIGLAFTIDAHGVKDSEGYPIDSVFGYRAGLLFSVEKLGDPFVYPNPHRADIDPPYITFAGIPDKTVVRIYSVDGRFIKQIAESGNDGGVRWDLKDTNGKRISSGVYIYEAVVSGKKKLGKFAVVR, from the coding sequence ATGCGCTATATATTGATTGCTATATTATTTTTTCACACCGTTGTCGCTTTTTCAGCTCGTGCCCAAAACGCATCGCATCCTTCATCACTTATTGTAAAATTTCGACCGAAAAGTCAATTATCCAAAACAATCGAAGACCGCAAAGCATGGATACAGCGTATCCAAACCGGCACTAAAGAACCGATCCATATCGGCTCCGCTTCCAACAATAATCATACTTTTTTTGATGACACCTACATAATACAACTTGCACCGAACCTTACCTCCGATGAAATAAACTCTTGGATCGCCAACTTGTCCGCACAGTCTGATATTGAATACGTTACGATCAATCATCTTTTTCGATTGGACAATGTACGTATCAATGACCCGCTCGCCGACAGCCTTTATTGGATACAACGCACCGCTGCTAAAAAAGCCTGGGCTCTTACGCAAGGCCGCCCCGGTATCATTATTGGGATTATAGATTCCGGCATCGAATACGATCATCCCGACCTTACCGCTCAGATCTATCGTAATGCCGGTGAGATGGGAACCGACGCATGGGGAAACGACAAAAAATCCAACGGTATAGACGATGATAACAATGGATATGCCGACGACTGGCAAGGGTGGGATTTTGTTGACGCCCCTGCGCTCGCAGGCGACGGCGATGCCACGGATGAAGACAATGATCCTTCCGACGAAAACGGGCACGGCACTTCCGTAGCGGGCATAGCCGCCGCTACCGGCAATAATAAAACCGGCGTGATCGGTATGGCGTTCGGATGCCGTGTCATGAATCTGCGCGCCGGCGGGAAATCAGGTTTTCTCGAAGAAGACGATGTGGCGCGGGCTATCGTTTACGCAGCGGATAACGGCGCCCGAATTATCAACTGCAGTTTTGGCGACCGGGAATACGGACCTTTATTGCGTGATGCGATACGCTACGCGTGCGATCGCGATGTCGTGATCGTCGCTTCCGCCGGCAATTCGTCCAGCTCTGCACTGCATTATCCGTCATCATTTGATGATGTCATCGGTGTCAGCGCTACCGCCAAAGACGATTTTTTTGCCGGTTTCTCAAATTACGGTACGCGTATTGACGTGGCCGCACCGGGCGTAGATATTCTAACGACAGCAACGGACAGCGGGTATCGTTTTTTTTCAGGCACTTCGGCTTCGGCCCCCTTGGTATCGGGTTTGGCCGCGCTGATGCTGTCGCTGGATAGCACACTTTCCCGCAATGATGTACGTGCGACGTTACAGCAAAGCGCCGAAGATATCGGAGAAATCGGTTGGGAACCGTACTATGGGCATGGTCGTATCCATGCCCAACGCGCGCTGCTGTCTATCGGCGGTACAGGTGTCGCTATTCATTACCCCGCGCAAAATCAGGGCGTTCACGGAAATAACATCTCTATCCGCATTACTGCGGCCGGTCGTTTTATGGCGTCCGTCCGGCTGTTGATCGGTAGCGGCACTAACCCTTCTTCGTGGACGGAAGTCGCGTCGTCGGAAAATCATGCGTTTGTCAATGATGTGCTCACCGATTTGGATATAAGTGATTATTCACCCGGAACCTATTCGCTGCGACTCGAAGTGACTAACAAAGACGGCTCGTTAAACGAAACGGTGAATCGTTTTTTTATTGATCATACCGCGCCGGCGATCTCGGACTTCGTAGTGCGCCCTATGTTGTATGGCAAATATGCAGGGTATCATATTCAGTTCCAAACGGATGATTTGTGCGAAAGTTATGTACGATTACGCATCGCCGGTTCATCGGAATCGGGATTTCCTTTGCCCATCAAAACGCTTTCACAAAATCACAGTATTTTCATCAGCACATCCGACTTCAGAGGCCCGTATGAAGCCGCTATCGAAGTGATCAACGCGGCCGGAGATACCGCGTATTATGATAATAACGGAGGTTATTATCCGCTCAATCTCACGCAAACGGAATTGCCGGTTTCGGCATTTCAAATAGACACTTCTTTCAAAATGCCCGCCGCCTATTTGTATCCCCGTTCTACCGATATGGATAACGACGGAAAACCGGAATTGACGGTGAATACGTATAATAACGCCGGAGAATTTGCGTGGTTACGCACGTATGAATTTTCAGGAACGAGCGGCCATCCTGTTTCTTTAGTTCATGATTATATTTCCAACGGCGTACCCCGCGACATAGATGACAGCGCGTCCGGCGGTAAAATGCGATTACTCGCCGGTATGGGATCATCCACCGTCGTGTACGAAAGCGTGAACGCAACCGGCTTACCGATTTCACGAACGTATAAAGATTCCAACGATTTCTGGGGATCGCGGTTTGCCGACATGGACGGCGACGGTTTACCTGAATTGATCGGAAAAAAAGGAAGCACTTATCAAATACGAAAAAATACGGCTTCATCTTGGACAACCTGGCAAACGCTCACCAATCCGACCGACGGTGGTAATCTGGTCGGTGTTCCCGGTTCGGCCGTCGGCGATTTTGATCATGACGGCCATCAAGAAATTCTCCTCGGTGATTACGACGGAAATATTTTCATCTACGAATTAAACGGAAACTCGGCGGCGTTGATTTGGAGCGATTCGTTGTACGGTGTGGATGCCAATGCGTTCTTGGAGAGCGGTGATTTCGACGGGGACGGATTTCCGGAATTCGCCGTCGGCGTTCACTCGGAAGATCCTTCTTCCGAAAGCGAAGCCGTCAACAGTTATTGGTTATGGCGCATATACAAAACTACCGGAAATAACTCTTACACCATCGCATGGGAACAATATTTTTATGGGTATGCGCCGTTAGCACAATTTCCATCCGGCGCTTCGTCGCAGGATATCAATAACGATCAACGCCCGGATTTATTATTGTCTTTGTATCCGTATGCCTATATCCTGACTTACGATGCATCAAGTCAGCAGTATGTGTGGTATTGGCATAGCGATCATGTACTAAGCAATACTATCGCTGCGGCGGATGCAAATCATGACGGATTTTCCGAACTGTACATCGGTGATGGCACGGCTACACGCCGATTTGTTCTACAAGATCTGACCGCCTACGAATTGCCCTCCGCGTTGGCCATATTTCCATCCGATACCGATCGCATTCAAATACAATGGCAAATGCGCCCGGGTTTAGATTCGCTGCTCATTTTTCGAGGCACGCATGCAGATACGCTAGCACTTATCGCTACGATCGCGGCTAACGCCGAAGCATGGGCCGATTCAGCCGTTCAAAAAAACAAACCGTACTACTACAGAGTGCAAGCGCGCTACGGCAACGCTTCATCCGGTGTATCCGGTCTTTTTTTTGTGCGCCCCAATCCGAAACCATCGGTTGTGTCGGTCGAAATGTATAATGCCAATTTTATTCGAGCCCGATTTTCTGAACCGATCAACAACGAAAGCCTGAGTCAGAATTTTCGTTACCTGTTGGATGACCGATATTATCCGGCGAGCGCGATACCTGTCGAAGGCGGACAAGCCGTGATGCTTCACTTTACGCAAGTTGTATCCGGTTCGCACCGATTGTTTTTTTATTCGCAGCACGATACCGATGGCACGCCATCGGACACCGCCTCCCGTACGTTTTTGTATGACGGAGTTACACCACGCACACCTTTGTACGTCGTGCGGGCGACATACGAAGGCCGCAACCGCATTCGTTTGGTTTTTAATAAATCCGTGGACATCGCTACAGCGACACTCACCTCGGCGTATCGTATGAATTATGATTTTTCAATTGTCTCGGCGAGTATTGTTCCTTTGTCATCCAATACGGAAGTATTTCTGGACGTTGAAGGTAAAAAATATTTAGGCCCGATCGGTTTAGCTTTTACGATAGACGCACACGGCGTCAAGGACAGCGAAGGATATCCGATTGATTCTGTTTTTGGTTATCGTGCCGGATTATTATTCAGCGTTGAAAAATTAGGTGATCCGTTTGTGTATCCTAATCCCCATCGCGCCGATATAGATCCGCCTTATATCACCTTCGCAGGTATTCCCGATAAAACCGTGGTACGAATTTATTCTGTTGACGGACGATTTATAAAACAGATTGCCGAAAGCGGAAATGACGGCGGAGTGCGATGGGATTTAAAGGATACGAACGGCAAGAGAATTTCATCCGGCGTGTATATATATGAAGCGGTCGTGTCGGGAAAGAAAAAGTTAGGAAAGTTTGCTGTCGTACGATAG
- a CDS encoding DoxX family membrane protein → MAWKSHIKTALRLILGIVFCYGALEKITSPYAFAAAIDGYRILPAVVTPISAVWLAWLELFIGIALMVGYWTRAAAGWAILLLSIFIFAITSALIRDLVIPCGCFDVNDPDEVIGWKKIAEDGVLLIIAVYVFISPYARWALSKEERLSYDSKLS, encoded by the coding sequence ATGGCTTGGAAAAGTCATATAAAAACCGCGTTACGTTTAATTCTCGGCATCGTATTTTGTTATGGTGCCTTAGAAAAAATCACATCGCCATACGCCTTTGCCGCCGCGATAGACGGCTATCGTATTTTACCCGCCGTGGTGACACCGATTTCAGCCGTCTGGCTAGCGTGGCTGGAGTTATTCATCGGTATAGCACTCATGGTCGGATATTGGACTCGCGCGGCCGCCGGATGGGCCATCCTACTTTTGAGTATATTTATTTTTGCTATCACCTCAGCGCTCATACGCGATCTGGTTATACCGTGCGGATGCTTTGATGTGAATGATCCGGATGAAGTGATAGGTTGGAAAAAAATAGCCGAAGATGGTGTTTTACTGATAATCGCGGTGTATGTTTTTATATCGCCGTATGCGCGGTGGGCATTATCAAAAGAAGAACGTCTATCGTACGACAGCAAACTTTCCTAA